One window from the genome of Pseudomonas leptonychotis encodes:
- a CDS encoding outer membrane protein OmpK, whose protein sequence is MNLTLSTLVMAGGLLAGGQAMAGDLLHWQNNSLSYLYGQDYKIDPEIQQTITFEHASGWNIGDLFFFVDTIKYNTDATNGAGDGHTFYGEFSPRLSLGKLFNTKLEFGPIKDVLLATTYEFGEDDVESYLIGPGFDLAIPGFDYFSLNFYNRTTDGKRDGDNVWQITPVWSYTIPVGKSDIVIDGFMDWVVDNDKSYHANLHFNPQIKYDLGKAMSWGEKQLYVGIEYDYWKDKYGIQDSGFVSDNFVGATDQNTASLLVKAHF, encoded by the coding sequence ATGAACCTTACTCTTTCCACTTTGGTCATGGCTGGCGGGCTACTGGCGGGCGGCCAGGCCATGGCGGGTGACCTGCTGCACTGGCAGAACAACAGCCTGTCCTATCTGTATGGCCAGGATTACAAGATCGACCCGGAAATCCAGCAGACCATCACCTTCGAGCACGCCAGTGGCTGGAATATTGGTGACCTGTTCTTCTTCGTCGACACCATCAAGTACAACACCGACGCCACCAATGGCGCAGGCGACGGCCACACCTTCTACGGCGAGTTCTCGCCGCGCCTGTCGCTCGGCAAGCTGTTCAACACCAAGCTTGAATTCGGCCCAATTAAAGACGTGCTGCTGGCTACCACCTACGAGTTTGGCGAAGACGATGTCGAGTCCTACCTGATCGGCCCTGGCTTTGATCTGGCGATTCCGGGCTTCGATTACTTCTCGCTGAACTTCTACAACCGAACCACGGATGGCAAACGCGACGGCGATAATGTCTGGCAGATCACCCCGGTGTGGAGCTACACCATCCCGGTGGGTAAATCCGACATCGTGATCGACGGCTTTATGGATTGGGTGGTGGATAACGACAAGAGCTACCACGCCAACCTGCACTTCAACCCACAGATCAAATACGACCTGGGCAAAGCCATGAGCTGGGGCGAGAAGCAGCTGTATGTCGGTATCGAATACGATTACTGGAAGGACAAATACGGCATTCAGGACAGCGGCTTCGTCAGCGACAACTTCGTTGGTGCGACTGATCAGAACACCGCCAGCCTGCTGGTAAAAGCGCACTTCTGA
- a CDS encoding LEA type 2 family protein encodes MPKRLHRTLTHLLLISLLATLAACSSLTPRDPLQIQLVGIEPLPSEDLEMRFAVKLRVQNPNNSPIDFDGIAMELKVNQQPLLSGVSDQHGQIPRYGETILQVPVSLSAYAMLRQAWGAAGYQNGKGLPYELRGKLAAGLFGTWRFNDRGTLNWPQPLAPGTAQ; translated from the coding sequence ATGCCCAAGCGCCTTCACCGCACACTCACACACCTTCTGCTTATCAGCCTACTCGCCACGCTGGCCGCCTGCAGCAGCCTGACACCGCGCGACCCGTTGCAGATTCAGTTAGTCGGTATCGAACCCCTGCCCAGCGAAGACCTGGAAATGCGTTTCGCAGTCAAATTGCGCGTACAAAACCCCAATAACAGCCCCATCGACTTCGACGGCATCGCCATGGAGCTGAAGGTCAATCAACAACCGCTGCTCAGTGGTGTGAGTGATCAACACGGGCAGATTCCGCGTTATGGCGAAACCATATTGCAGGTTCCAGTCAGCCTCTCCGCCTACGCCATGTTGCGCCAAGCCTGGGGGGCCGCCGGCTATCAGAACGGCAAGGGTTTGCCCTATGAGCTGCGTGGTAAATTGGCCGCCGGCCTGTTTGGCACCTGGCGCTTCAATGACCGCGGCACCCTGAACTGGCCACAACCACTAGCGCCAGGTACAGCCCAGTAA
- a CDS encoding zinc ribbon domain-containing protein YjdM has protein sequence MSTLPPCPNCNSEYTYEDGAQLICPECAHEWSATAEAEADDSKVIKDSVGNVLQDGDTVSVIKDLKVKGSSLVVKVGTKVKGIRLCDGDHDIDCKIDGIGAMKLKSEFVRKV, from the coding sequence GTGAGCACTCTGCCGCCCTGCCCTAACTGCAACTCCGAATACACCTACGAAGACGGCGCCCAGCTGATCTGCCCGGAGTGCGCCCACGAGTGGTCAGCCACTGCTGAAGCAGAGGCGGATGACAGCAAAGTGATCAAGGATTCAGTGGGCAACGTGCTGCAGGACGGCGACACCGTTAGCGTGATCAAGGACCTGAAAGTCAAAGGCTCATCCTTGGTGGTTAAAGTCGGCACTAAGGTCAAGGGTATCCGCCTGTGCGATGGCGACCATGACATCGACTGCAAGATCGACGGCATTGGCGCGATGAAGCTCAAATCCGAGTTCGTGCGCAAAGTCTGA
- a CDS encoding substrate-binding periplasmic protein, with product MRIAALCLLLMPWVVQAEEWKVVGDEQFAPYSFVTIEDDLPRGLDVELVEAVMQEAKLPYSLRLYPWERVKRMLDRGDVAMAFQFAGTPERMQQYELVGPIRTGSTVFMTSRKTNLTDWAELDDLSPYIIGQVRGYAYQSDFDKADLRRDSSAQNPRQLVSMLLAGRIDVIVGDRVQLMYFVREQRAEQSVRILAKPLVEMPRYVAFTKGDRTRADPFAAALERLRQAGTLDAIYQRWH from the coding sequence ATGCGTATTGCTGCGCTGTGTTTGCTGCTGATGCCCTGGGTAGTGCAGGCCGAAGAATGGAAAGTGGTCGGAGACGAACAGTTCGCCCCCTACAGCTTTGTAACCATCGAAGATGACCTCCCGCGAGGGCTGGACGTCGAGTTGGTGGAAGCGGTGATGCAGGAAGCCAAACTCCCCTACAGCCTGCGTCTTTATCCGTGGGAACGAGTCAAGCGCATGCTTGATCGCGGCGATGTGGCAATGGCCTTTCAGTTCGCCGGCACGCCGGAACGCATGCAGCAGTACGAGCTGGTCGGGCCGATCCGCACCGGCTCCACGGTATTTATGACCTCGCGCAAAACCAACCTCACCGATTGGGCCGAGCTCGACGACCTGTCGCCCTACATCATTGGCCAGGTACGCGGTTACGCCTACCAGTCGGACTTCGACAAGGCTGACCTACGGCGCGACAGCAGCGCACAGAACCCACGCCAGCTGGTATCCATGCTGTTGGCCGGGCGCATTGACGTGATAGTCGGGGATCGGGTGCAACTGATGTACTTTGTGCGTGAACAACGCGCTGAACAGAGCGTGCGCATCCTGGCCAAGCCCCTGGTGGAAATGCCACGTTATGTCGCCTTTACCAAAGGTGATCGCACGCGTGCCGACCCGTTCGCAGCAGCCCTTGAGCGTTTACGACAGGCTGGCACCCTGGACGCCATCTACCAACGCTGGCACTGA